The following is a genomic window from Streptomyces lincolnensis.
GGCAACACCCCACCGCACAGCGTTCACCCGCTTGGTCGCCCCCACACCCATGATCGCGGAGGTGATGACATGCGTGGTGGAAATCGGCGCCTTGAACAGAAACGCCGTGGCGAACATGATCGACGCCCCCGTGGTCTCCGCGGCAAACCCCTGAGGCGGATCCAACTCAATGATCTTGCGCCCAAGGGTCCGCATAATCCGCCAGCCCCCCGCGTACGTACCCAACGACAGCATCACCGCACAGACGATCTTGACCCAGACCGGAATCGGATCGCCGTAGTCCTCGACGTCGGCGATGACGAGGGCCATCACCACGATGCCCATCGTCTTCTGCGCGTCCTGAAGGCCGTGGCCGAGAGCCATCCCCGCCGCCGACACGGTCTGCGCGATACGGAACCCGCGCTTGGCCTTGTGCGGATTGGCCCGCCGGAAGATCCACATGATGGCGGTCATCACGAGATAGCCGGCGACCAGACCGACCACCGGCGAGATGAACATCGGGATGACGACCTTCTCCAGCACGCCGTGCCAGTACACGGTCGTGCCGCCCGCGAGCGCCGCACCGACCATGCCGCCGAACAGCGCGTGCGAGGAGGACGACGGCAGACCGAAGTACCAGGTGACCAGGTTCCAGGTGATCGCGCCGACCAGCGCGGCGAAGAGGATGCCCATCCCCTTCGAGCCCTCGGGTGTCTGGATCAGCCCCTCGCTGACCGTCTTGGCGACCCCGGAACCGAGAAACGCACCGGCAAGGTTCATGACAGCAGCCATCGCCAGCGCCGCCCGGGGCGTGAGCGCGCGTGTCGACACGGAGGTGGCGATCGCGTTGGCCGAGTCGTGGAAGCCGTTGGTGTAGGTGAAGAAGAGCGCGACCCCGATGGTCGCGACCAGAGCGAAGGTGTCCATGAAGTGCTCAGGACTCCTTGACGGCGATGGTCTCCACCGTGTTCGCCACGTGCTCGAACGCGTCGGCCGCTTCCTCCAGCACGTCCACGATCTGCTTGAGCTTCAGCACCTCGATGGCCTCGTACTTGCCGTTGAAGAGCATGGCCAGCAGCTTGCGGTGGATCTGGTCGGCCTGGTTCTCCAGCCGGTTGACCTCGATCCAGTACTCGGTGAGGTTGTCCATGGTCCGCAGGTTCGGCATGGCCTCGGCCGTCAGCTCCGCCGCCCGGGCCAGCACCTCGATCTGCTGCTCGACGCCCTTGGGGAGTTCCTCGACGTTGTAGAGGACGACCAGGTCGACGGCCTCCTCCATGAAGTCCATGATGTCGTCGAGGGAGGACGCGAGGTTGTAGATGTCCTCGCGGTCGAAGGGCGTGATGAACGAGGAGTTCAACTGGTGGAAGATCGCGTGCGTGGCGTCGTCACCCGCGTGTTCGGCGGCCCGCATACGCTCTGCGATCTCGGCCCGGGCGGAAGCGTCCGCCCCGAGCAGTTCCATGAGGAGCTTCGAGCCCGTGACGATGTTGTCCGCGGAGGCGGCGAACATGTCGTAGAAGCTCGTCTCCCTGGGGGTCAGACGAAAGCGCACAAGGGGTCCTCGGGGTGCATCGGTTTCGGTCAGGCTGATGCTAAGTGCATCATCCGGCCACGGCTAATGGGCCGTCCCCCAGTGTCGCCCATCAGGCAGAGTGGTCGGCACGGGGGCCTTCCGCAGGCCCTATACCCAGCAAAGTTCGGTACGATATACCCAGTAGGGGTATATGAATGTCCCCAGTGTGCCCAGTGATGCGGAGGACGCGATGACGACCACCGAGGCCGGAGCGGAAGCGCCTTCCCCCATGCCCGCGGCCGAAACCGTGCACGGCTACCACAAGCAGAAGGACGAGCACCTCAAGCGTCTGCGCCGTATCGAGGGCCAGATCCGTGGCCTTCAGCGGATGGTCGACGAGGACGTCTACTGCATCGACATACTCACCCAGGTGTCCGCCTCCACCAAGGCCCTCCAGTCCTTCGCCCTCCAGCTGCTGGAGGAGCATCTGCGCCACTGCGTCGCCGACGCGGCCGTCAAGGGCGGTGCCGAGATCGACGCGAAGGTCGAGGAGGCGACGAAGGCGATCGGCCGCCTGCTGCGCACCTGAGCTGCGACGAAGAGATACCTCGGGGGAGATGCCTCCGGCTCAGAAGCCGGAGGCATCCGCACGTTCCTCGGCCACGCGCAGCACCTCGTCGATGCTCTCCAGGCTGAGCCGCTCCTCGCCGGCCGCCGAGGCCGCGATGATCAGCTCTCCGCACAGTTCGATCTCGGCGAGGGCCACGTGGTCCTGAACTGCCGTACCGCCGACCGGAGCCACGCGCATCACCTCTTCTCTGCCGTTACCGACTTCCTAGAGTAGGGAGCGGCCTACGCACCGCGCATGGCACGGACGGGCTAGTCCTTGACGCCCGTCACGGCCTCCTGCCCCCGGCGGCGGGCCTCATTCCTCGGCGATTTTCCCGGCGTAGATGTCCCCGGACGCGGGCAGCCTTACGTCCGCCCGCACCCCGAAGTCGTACAGCAGCGTCGTCGAGGCGACCGCCACCGTGCCGTTGCGCTCCCCGCTCACGAAGCTGAACCGGTGCCGGATCTTGCGGATCCGTCCCTCGTCGTCGAGGTAGACGTCGAACGGCACCTCGGCGGTGGCGAACCCTTTCGCCGCCGCCGCGAGCGGCCCCCTGTTCGCCGCCGAGGCGCCCCGGGCCGCGACACCGAGATCCGCCGTCCCCCGGTAGTGCCGCACCGCGGCCCCCGCGACCTCGGTCTCCCCCACATACGTCGCCGACCGCGTCCCGCGCAGCACCTCGGCCGCGGCGAGCGGATCGGTGGCCCCGCCGGTGACCAGATTCCCGTCGGACAGCGTGGCGGTGTCGACCCGCACCCACTTGTCGGCGGGCACACCCGCGCCCCGGTTCTTCATGAACAGCGCGCCGGGTGCGAGGAGTTCGGTGATCGGCCGGTGCCGGTTCGTCCCCGCCGGGTCCTGCGGCAGCACCACTTTCAGCCGCCCCAGCTGCCGCCGGTAGTCGTACACACCCTCACCCCGGATGGTCACCCGCGTCCCGCCGGTGGCCATCTCCATGGACGTCCGCGCCTTCGAACTCCCCGCGTCCACCAGGGCGTCGGCGGCCTGCCGCATCGTCTGCACCGGATCGGCGCCCCGGCCGTCCGCGGACCCCCGCGCGCTCCCCGCGCATCCCGTGGCCGCCAGACACACACAGGCGACGACCGCCGCCCCCACCCGCGCTCCGCCCGTCCGCCTGTGCTGCCGCTGCGCCATCGTCTGCCTGCCCCCCAGCCGGTACGTCCGTCACGGGCCCCTTGTCGTTCCGGATAACGACCGGTAGGTGGCCCCGTCACGCGCATACCAGCGCTTTACCCGGGCTGGGTAACGTTGTCGGCGTGGCTCAGCAGGACAGGCTCCCCCCTCCTCCGGACATCCCGGAGCACCGCACGTCCACCATCGAGAAGGGCCGCTTCTGCACGGCCCACTGCACCTGCGGCTGGCGCGGCCCGGCCAGAAGAGCAAGAAGCCTCGCAAGAACAGACGCCCAGGCTCATGCGTCCACATAACCCGCTCACGCTCAGCAGCGGACTCCCGTTTCGCCCCAGCTGCGGGCAATCGTGCCGCCTAGGGCGGCACGGGTGGGCGCAGGCGGCACCCCGCAAGCGCGGGTGAGCGACCCCACCCCCGGCCGGCCACAGACACCCCGCACCATGGAACCCCGGCCCCCAGCACTCCGTCTCGTTCCACGTAACCCCACGGGAGGCAACATGGAACGGCGCACGTTCATCGGCGGCACCGCGACGGCCCTGGTCGCAGCCGCCACCGCCTGCAAGGCATCCACCGGATCCTCCGGAACGGGCGGCACGAACACGACCCCCCAGACCGCCACCAGGACGGCCTCCCGCAGCACGCCCGCCAACTGGGCCGCCCTCGCCCGCGACCTGGACGGCCCCCTCGTCCGCCCGGGCGATGCCAACTGGCCCACGGCCCACCAGCTCTACAACACCCGCTTCGACTCCCTCAAACCCGCCGCCGTCGCCTACATCGCCCACGCCGAGGACATCCGTACGGCCCTCACCTACGCCCGCTCCCACGACCTCCACGTGGCGATCCGCAACGGCGGCCACTCCTACGCCGGCTGGTCCTCGGGCAACGGCCGCCTGATCATCGACGTGTCGAAGCTCAACCGCGTCAGGGCGAGCGGCACCACCGCGGTCGTCGGCGCCGGCTCCAAGCTGATCGACGTCTACCGCGCCCTGGCGGCGAAGGGCGTCACGATCCCCGCGGGCTCCTGCCCGAGCGTCGGCGTCTCCGGCCTCACCCTCGGCGGCGGCCACGGCGTGGTCTCCCGGGCCTATGGCCTGACCTGCGACAGCCTCACCCAGGCGACCGTCATCACGGCGGACGGCAAGCAGCTCACCGCGAACGCCACCGACCACAAGGACCTGTTCTGGGCCCTGCGCGGGGCGGGCAACGGCAACTTCGGCATCGTCACGGAACTCCAGTACCGGACCCACCCCGCCCCCCAGGCGGTGACGGCGTACCTGTCGTGGCCCTGGTCGAAGGCGGCCGCGGTGATGAAGGCCTGGCAGGAGTGGGGCCCCACCCAGCCCGACGAGATCTGGTCGTCACTGCACCTGGAGGGCCACGCCGGCGGCACCCCGACGGTCTCCGTCGCCGCCTTCTCCCTCGGCACCCACGGCGAACTCCAGAACGCGGTCGACCGCCTCGCGGCCAAGGCCGGCGCCCGGGCGACCAGCGTCTCCCTGCGCCGTCGTACGTACGAGGAGGCGATGGAGATCTACGCCGGCTGCTCGTCCTTCTCCTCCGACGCCCAGTGCCACCTGCCCGGCTCCACCCCGGGCCGCGCCCCGAAGGGCGCCCTGGGCCGGGAGACGTACGCGGCCAAGTCGGACTTCTTCGACCGTTCGCTCTCCGCCGCCGGGATCCAGACCCTGCTGAAGCAGCTGCGGTCGGTGCGCGGCGGCTCGGGCAGCATCGCGTTCACCGCGCTCGGCGGCGCGGTCAACCGCGTCTCCCCCACGGCGACGGCGTTCGTCCACCGCCGCTCCCGCATGCTGGCCCAGTACATCGCCGCGTGGCGGCCCGGCACGAGCGGCGCGACGGCGCAGTCCTGGCTGGCCTCGGCCCACACGGCGATGAAGCCGTACGCCTCCGGAGCGGCCTACCAGAACTACACGGACGCGTCCCTGAAGGACTGGCGCACGGCGTACTACGGCGACGCGGCGACCCGCCTGGCCAAGATCAAGAAGCAGTACGACCCGAACCGCTTCTTCACGTTCCCACAGGCGCTGTAGTGGTACCGCGCCCCGTAAGGGGCGCGGGGAACTGCGCGACCAGCCCCCACCGGCCCGCAGGCTTGTCACTGCTCGTCCAGCGGAGCGCTTAGGCAGCGAGGTCCCGCTCCTCGGCCCCCGTCGCTTCCTTCCGCGCCCCGGGCACGACGGCCTCCTGCTCGTCCCCGTCGTACGACGCCCCCCGCGCCCGGATCAGCCACCCGGCACGCGGAGACCGCTCGATCGCCTTGGTGACGGGGGTGAGCAGGGCCATGGCGACGGGAGACAGCAGCAGGGCGACCGCGGTACCGAGCGCGAATCCGCCGACCACGTCCGTCGGGTAGTGCACGCCCATGTAGACCCGGCAGAAGCCCTCGGCGAGCGCGAGGCCGAGGCCGACGAGCCCGAACTTGCGGTGGGCGACGAAGAGGGCGACGGCCAGGGCCATCGTGATGGTCGCGTGATCGCTCACGAAGGAGTAGTCGGTCTTGCCGGCAACGAGGACTTCCAGGCCCTCATGGGTGCGGAAGGGGCGGGGCCGCTCCACGAAGCCCCTTATCGGCACGTTCACCAGGACGGCGATGCCGGCGGCCAGCGGTGCCCACACCAGGGCGGCCACGGAGGACGCGGCGTCCTCGCCGCCCCGGCGGCGCACGGTCCACCAGCAGCACAGGATGAGCAGCACGACGCCGAACAGGATTCCGTACTCGCCGACGAACTCCATGACCCGGTCGAACCACGGCGGAGCGTCCTTGGCGAGGCCGTTGATGTCGTACAGCAGATCGACGTCGGGGTTCGACCCGGATTCTGCGAGTCCAGCCATGATGCGCGGCCCCTTCGTCGTCTCTCCCGGCGCGCGCCCTTGCTGCGCACCGCTGTTGCCCACCCCCGTGGTGTGTAGATCCGCTTCGCTCGCCTACGAAACCTAGGAACGCATGACTCCAGTCCATACGTTCCACACTCCACCGAATGATCACTCAGACGTTATCGAAGAGAGACTCATCCGTGCAGCTCAGGGGGTGGGTTCACGCTCGGCTCACACCGTCGTGGGGAGTGCTTTCGCGCCATCTTCGGTGACCCGCGTGGCGCCGAAATAGTCCGGGGTGTCGATCGGGTCGAACCGGATCACAGCACCCGTTCTCGGTGCGTCGATCATGTATCCGCCCCCCACATAAATCCCCACATGCCGGATGGCACGCGAGTTCGTGAGGTCGTCCGAGAAGAACACCAGATCCCCGGGCAGCAGCTCGTCCCTGGCCGGATGCGGCCCCGCGTTGTACTGATCGTTCGCCACCCTCGGCAGCGTGATCCCCACACTCTCGTACGCCGCCTGAGTAAGCCCCGAACAGTCGAACCGCCCACCCTGCTCGGCGGTCCCCGTCCCACCCCACAGATACGGCGTCCCCAGCTTCTTCTGCGCGTAGTCGATGGCACCGGCGGCTTGTTTCGAAGGGTCCACGCGGCTTACGGGGGCGGCGAAGCTCTCCTCCAGAGTCGTGATCTGCTTCACGTAGTTCTGGGTCTCCCGGTACGGCGGCACACCCCCGTACTTGATGACCGCGTAGGCACCCGCGTTGTACGAGGCCAGCATGTTTTCGGTCGGATTCCCGGGAACGTCCTTCACGTACGAGGCGAGGGAACAGTCGTACGACGCGGCGGACGGGATCGCGTCGTTCGGATCCCACACGTCCTTGTCGCCGTCCCCGTCACCGTCGACCCCGTGCGTGGCCCAGGTCCCGGGGATGAACTGGGCGATCCCCTGGGCGGCCGCCGGGCTCTTGGCGCTCGGGTTGAATCCGCTCTCCTGGTAGAGCTGGGCGGCGAGCAGGGCCGGAT
Proteins encoded in this region:
- a CDS encoding inorganic phosphate transporter, which produces MDTFALVATIGVALFFTYTNGFHDSANAIATSVSTRALTPRAALAMAAVMNLAGAFLGSGVAKTVSEGLIQTPEGSKGMGILFAALVGAITWNLVTWYFGLPSSSSHALFGGMVGAALAGGTTVYWHGVLEKVVIPMFISPVVGLVAGYLVMTAIMWIFRRANPHKAKRGFRIAQTVSAAGMALGHGLQDAQKTMGIVVMALVIADVEDYGDPIPVWVKIVCAVMLSLGTYAGGWRIMRTLGRKIIELDPPQGFAAETTGASIMFATAFLFKAPISTTHVITSAIMGVGATKRVNAVRWGVAKNIILGWFITMPAAAAVAACSFWIVNLAFL
- a CDS encoding DUF47 domain-containing protein — encoded protein: MRFRLTPRETSFYDMFAASADNIVTGSKLLMELLGADASARAEIAERMRAAEHAGDDATHAIFHQLNSSFITPFDREDIYNLASSLDDIMDFMEEAVDLVVLYNVEELPKGVEQQIEVLARAAELTAEAMPNLRTMDNLTEYWIEVNRLENQADQIHRKLLAMLFNGKYEAIEVLKLKQIVDVLEEAADAFEHVANTVETIAVKES
- a CDS encoding metal-sensitive transcriptional regulator — protein: MTTTEAGAEAPSPMPAAETVHGYHKQKDEHLKRLRRIEGQIRGLQRMVDEDVYCIDILTQVSASTKALQSFALQLLEEHLRHCVADAAVKGGAEIDAKVEEATKAIGRLLRT
- a CDS encoding FAD-binding oxidoreductase, translating into MERRTFIGGTATALVAAATACKASTGSSGTGGTNTTPQTATRTASRSTPANWAALARDLDGPLVRPGDANWPTAHQLYNTRFDSLKPAAVAYIAHAEDIRTALTYARSHDLHVAIRNGGHSYAGWSSGNGRLIIDVSKLNRVRASGTTAVVGAGSKLIDVYRALAAKGVTIPAGSCPSVGVSGLTLGGGHGVVSRAYGLTCDSLTQATVITADGKQLTANATDHKDLFWALRGAGNGNFGIVTELQYRTHPAPQAVTAYLSWPWSKAAAVMKAWQEWGPTQPDEIWSSLHLEGHAGGTPTVSVAAFSLGTHGELQNAVDRLAAKAGARATSVSLRRRTYEEAMEIYAGCSSFSSDAQCHLPGSTPGRAPKGALGRETYAAKSDFFDRSLSAAGIQTLLKQLRSVRGGSGSIAFTALGGAVNRVSPTATAFVHRRSRMLAQYIAAWRPGTSGATAQSWLASAHTAMKPYASGAAYQNYTDASLKDWRTAYYGDAATRLAKIKKQYDPNRFFTFPQAL
- a CDS encoding phosphatase PAP2 family protein: MAGLAESGSNPDVDLLYDINGLAKDAPPWFDRVMEFVGEYGILFGVVLLILCCWWTVRRRGGEDAASSVAALVWAPLAAGIAVLVNVPIRGFVERPRPFRTHEGLEVLVAGKTDYSFVSDHATITMALAVALFVAHRKFGLVGLGLALAEGFCRVYMGVHYPTDVVGGFALGTAVALLLSPVAMALLTPVTKAIERSPRAGWLIRARGASYDGDEQEAVVPGARKEATGAEERDLAA
- a CDS encoding NlpC/P60 family protein, giving the protein MLLVVGVYLVAGNLANTVSGGAKSLAKGAVPAAYQSLVQKWGNLCPAINPALLAAQLYQESGFNPSAKSPAAAQGIAQFIPGTWATHGVDGDGDGDKDVWDPNDAIPSAASYDCSLASYVKDVPGNPTENMLASYNAGAYAVIKYGGVPPYRETQNYVKQITTLEESFAAPVSRVDPSKQAAGAIDYAQKKLGTPYLWGGTGTAEQGGRFDCSGLTQAAYESVGITLPRVANDQYNAGPHPARDELLPGDLVFFSDDLTNSRAIRHVGIYVGGGYMIDAPRTGAVIRFDPIDTPDYFGATRVTEDGAKALPTTV